In Dromiciops gliroides isolate mDroGli1 chromosome 4, mDroGli1.pri, whole genome shotgun sequence, one DNA window encodes the following:
- the KCNJ16 gene encoding inward rectifier potassium channel 16, producing MSYYGSNYRIVNMEGNVPKYTNCHPEHIITEKRRARRRLLHKDGSCNVYFKHIFGEWGSYMVDIFTTLVDTKWRHMFVIFSLSYILSWLIFGLIFWVIALHHGDLLNDPNITPCVDNVHTFTGAFLFSLETQTTIGYGSRCVTEECSVAVLVVILQSILSCIINTFIIGAALAKMATARKRAQTIRFSYFALIGMRDGKLCLMWRIGDFRPNHVVEGTVRAQLLRYVEDSERRMTMGFKDLKLVNDQIILVTPVTIVHEIDHESPLYALDRKAVAKDNFEILVTFTYTGDSTGTSHQSRSSYVPREILWGHRFNDVLEVKKKYYKVNCLQFEGSVEVYAPFCSAKQLDWKDQQLHNLEKTSSGKGSGMTETKVRRRSFSAIAIVSSSENPDEMSKTTTDEKNETPYQKALLQLNRISVESQM from the coding sequence ATGAGTTATTACGGCAGCAACTATAGAATTGTGAACATGGAAGGGAATGTGCCCAAGTACACTAACTGCCACCCAGAGCACATTATAACTGAGAAGCGAAGAGCAAGAAGACGATTGCTCCATAAAGATGGTAGTTGCAATGTgtactttaaacatatttttggagAATGGGGAAGTTACATGGTTGATATTTTTACCACCCTTGTGGATACCAAATGGCGCCATATGTTTGTGATATTCTCTTTATCTTACATTCTCTCTTGGCTGATTTTTGGCTTGATCTTTTGGGTGATAGCCCTTCACCATGGAGATTTGTTAAATGATCCAAATATCACACCTTGTGTTGACAATGTCCATACATTCACAGGAGCATTCTTATTCTCCCTTGAAACTCAAACCACTATAGGCTATGGTTCTCGCTGTGTCACTGAAGAGTGTTCTGTGGCAGTCCTTGTGGTTATACTTCAGTCAATCTTGAGCTGCATCATAAACACCTTCATCATTGGAGCTGCCTTGGCCAAAATGGCAACAGCTCGAAAGAGAGCCCAGACTATCCGATTCAGTTACTTCGCCCTCATAGGCATGAGAGATGGGAAACTTTGCCTTATGTGGCGCATTGGTGATTTTAGACCAAATCATGTAGTAGAGGGAACAGTGAGAGCTCAGCTACTTCGTTATGTGGAAGATAGTGAAAGACGGATGACAATGGGATTTAAGGACCTAAAGCTGGTCAATGACCAGATCATTCTTGTGACACCAGTGACCATTGTTCATGAAATTGATCACGAGAGCCCTTTGTATGCCCTTGATCGTAAAGCAGtagccaaagacaactttgaGATTTTGGTGACATTTACTTATACAGGGGATTCCACTGGGACTTCTCACCAGTCCCGAAGTTCTTATGTGCCACGAGAAATTCTCTGGGGCCACAGATTCAATGATGTTTTAGAGGTtaagaaaaaatactacaaggTAAACTGCTTACAGTTTGAGGGAAGTGTTGAAGTATATGCTCCTTTCTGCAGTGCCAAGCAATTGGATTGGAAAGATCAGCAACTACACAACCTTGAGAAAACATCCTCAGGCAAAGGATCAGGAATGACTGAAACCAAGGTTAGACGAAGGTCATTTAGCGCCATTGCCATCGTTAGCAGTAGTGAAAATCCTGATGAAATGTCCAAGACCACAACTGATGAGAAGAATGAAACACCATATCAGAAAGCTCTTCTGCAACTAAATAGAATCTCAGTAGAGTCCCAGATGTAG